Genomic DNA from Macadamia integrifolia cultivar HAES 741 chromosome 6, SCU_Mint_v3, whole genome shotgun sequence:
AAGGTGAGGATTGTAACTATTATTCATCCTTTGTTTTCTGTCAAGTGCATCTTCGCATTCTCAATCCTGAATTCTCAAGGTTTTTAACATGATTGCATTGCTCCATTGTGTCACAGATGGATGCCACCACCCCCAAGTACTCCAAGGCGAGGTATGATGAAATCGTGAAGGAAGTCTCTTCCTACCTGAAGAAGGTCGGCTACAACCCTGACAAGATCCCATTTGTCCCCATCTCTGGGTTTGAGGGTGACAACATGATTGAGAGGTCTACCAACCTTGATTGGTACAAGGGTCCAACCCTTCTTGAAGCTCTGGACATGATCTCAGAGCCCAAGAGGCCTTCGGACAAGCCCCTGCGTCTCCCTCTTCAGGATGTCTACAAGATTGGTGGTATTGGAACTGTCCCAGTGGGGCGTGTGGAGACTGGTATTCTGAAGCCTGGTATGGTGGTAACCTTTGGTCCCAGCGGACTGACTACTGAAGTTAAGTCTGTTGAGATGCACCATGAGGCTCTTCAGGAGGCCCTTCCCGGTGACAATGTTGGTTTCAATGTCAAGAATGTTTCTGTGAAGGATATCAAGCGAGGTAACGTCGCCTCGGATTCCAAGAATGATCCTGCCAAGGAGGCTGCCAACTTCACCTCCCAGGTCATCATCATGAACCACCCAGGCCAGATCGGGAATGGCTATGCCCCAGTGCTTGATTGCCACACCTCTCACATTGCTGTGAAGTTTGCCGAGATCCTGACCAAGATTGACAGACGATCTGGGAAGGAGCTCGAGAAGGAGCCCAAGTTCTTAAAGAACGGTGATGCTGGTATGGTTAAGATGCTTCCGACCAAGCCTATGGTGGTGGAGACCTTCTCAGAATACCCACCTCTAGGACGTTTTGCTGTGAGGGACATGCGCCAGACCGTGGCCGTGGGTGTGATCAAGAGTGTGGAGAAGAAGGATCCCAGTGGTGCCAAGGTCACCAAATC
This window encodes:
- the LOC122081907 gene encoding elongation factor 1-alpha-like, giving the protein MGKEKNHINIVVIGHVDSGKSTTTGHLIYKLGGIDKRVIERFEKEAAEMNKRSFKYAWVLDKLKAERERGITIDIALWKFETTKYYCTVIDAPGHRDFIKNMITGTSQADCAVLIIDSTTGGFEAGISKDGQTREHALLAFTLGVRQMICCCNKMDATTPKYSKARYDEIVKEVSSYLKKVGYNPDKIPFVPISGFEGDNMIERSTNLDWYKGPTLLEALDMISEPKRPSDKPLRLPLQDVYKIGGIGTVPVGRVETGILKPGMVVTFGPSGLTTEVKSVEMHHEALQEALPGDNVGFNVKNVSVKDIKRGNVASDSKNDPAKEAANFTSQVIIMNHPGQIGNGYAPVLDCHTSHIAVKFAEILTKIDRRSGKELEKEPKFLKNGDAGMVKMLPTKPMVVETFSEYPPLGRFAVRDMRQTVAVGVIKSVEKKDPSGAKVTKSAAKKGK